A genomic region of Caenorhabditis elegans chromosome V contains the following coding sequences:
- the col-154 gene encoding Nematode cuticle collagen N-terminal domain-containing protein (Confirmed by transcript evidence) — protein sequence MEFEQRIKAYRFVAYSAVAFSVVAVLSVCITLPMVHNYVHHVKRTMNQEVQFCRGSAKDIWTEVNELKSIQHANRTARQAGYDAGVNGGSASAGGCDACCLPGAAGPAGTPGKPGRPGKPGAPGLPGNPGRPPQQPCDPITPPPCQPCPQGPPGPPGPPGPSGDAGGNGNPGSPGQDGQPGAPGNKGPSGPNGNPGAPGAPGQPGQDAPSEPITPGAPGPQGTPGPQGPPGQPGQPGHDGQPGAPGPKGPNGNPGQPGADGNPGAPGQSGTPGGVGEKGICPKYCAIDGGVFFEDGTRR from the exons ATGGAGTTCGAGCAAAGAATCAAAGCTTATCGCTTCGTTGCCTATTCGGCTGTTGCATTCTCTGTTGTTGCCGTTCTTTCGGTATGCATTACTCTTCCAATGGTTCATAACTATGTTCACCATGTCAAGAGAACCATGAATCAAGAGGTTCAATTCTGCCGT GGATCCGCCAAGGATATCTGGACTGAGGTCAATGAGCTCAAGAGCATCCAACACGCCAACAGAACCGCCCGTCAAGCTGGATACGATGCTGGAGTCAATGGAGGATCTGCTTCCGCTGGAGGATGTGATGCTTGCTGCTTGCCAGGAGCTGCTGGACCAGCCGGAACACCAGGAAAGCCAGGACGTCCAGGAAagccaggagcaccaggacttCCAGGAAACCCAGGACGCCCACCACAGCAACCATGTGACCCAATCACTCCACCACCATGCCAACCATGCCCACAAGGACCACCTGggccaccaggaccaccaggaccatcTGGAGATGCTGGAGGCAACGGAAACCCAGGATCCCCAGGACAAGATGGACAgccaggagctccaggaaaCAAGGGACCTTCTGGACCAAATGGAAAcccaggagctccaggagcaccaggacaaccaggacaaGATGCTCCATCCGAGCCAATTActccaggagctccaggaccacaaggaaccccaggaccacaaggaccaccaggacagccaggacaaccaggacacgatggacaaccaggagctccaggaccaAAGGGACCAAATGGAAAtccaggacaaccaggagccGATGGAAatccaggagcaccaggacaaTCTGGAACCCCAGGAGGAGTCGGAGAGAAGGGAATCTGTCCAAAGTATTGTGCTATCGATGGAGGAGTTTTCTTCGAGGATGGAACTCGTCGTTaa